One Triticum dicoccoides isolate Atlit2015 ecotype Zavitan chromosome 5B, WEW_v2.0, whole genome shotgun sequence genomic window carries:
- the LOC119306613 gene encoding zinc finger protein ZAT8-like → MVSSMRQYTDQAEAPLSLSLSLSLGAIADRSKKMRRGGADGEFVCKTCGRSFSSFQALGGHRTSHLRGRHGLVLGLAAGSDQRATNKTTDQKQAYQCHVCGLEFQTGQALGGHMRRHRDDAVATTAQAPLVLLQLFL, encoded by the coding sequence ATGGTTTCGTCGATGCGGCAGTACACGGATCAGGCAGAGGCGCCCTTGTCactctccctctcgctctccctcggcgCCATCGCCGACCGCAGCAAGAAGATGCGCCGCGGCGGCGCGGACGGCGAGTTCGTGTGCAAGACGTGCGGCCGCTCGTTCAGCTCGTTTCAGGCGCTGGGCGGGCACCGGACGAGCCACCTACGCGGCCGCCACGGGCTCGTGCTCGGCCTCGCTGCCGGGTCTGATCAGCGGGCGACCAATAAGACCACGGACCAGAAGCAGGCATACCAGTGCCACGTCTGCGGGCTCGAGTTCCAGACGGGGCAGGCGCTTGGCGGCCACATGCGCCGGCACCGTGACGACGCGGTCGCCACCACGGCGCAGGCACCGCTCGTGCTGCTCCAGCTCTTCCTCTAG